TTGGGCAACAACAGCATCAATTTTTTCAAACACTTTTTCTGCTGTATTTTCAGCTGAAAATGCATCTTTTTTAAATATTTTACCAATGATAAATGAATCGTCTAAGTAATGACTTTTATCATTTTCAGTTACTTTTGATAAATCAGTATGATCACTGTGTTCACTTTCAGACTTTTCTATATTATTAATCCCAATTTCACTTCAAGTTATCGGTGTATAACTTAAATTATTGTTTTCATTTTTAACAAATGTTAAGGTTAAGCCATCCTTAATTGAATTTAATTTATCATTTGGAGCTGAGTTTTCAAAATCAATTGAAATATTTTTAATTGATTCATCTTTTATTTCAGTTGAGCCGTTTTCTAAAAAGCTGTTTAATAGCTTAAGTTGCTTAGCAAAAGAATTTTTACTTTTAAGCTGTTTTATAATAGTTTTAGGAAAAAATCCTTTCCCTTTTTCTGACACTTTAGATGATAAAGTAATTAGATTATCAAAAGCTGAAAAGGTTTTTTTAGTTTCATCTTTTTTAACTTCAGTAATCTTATTTTTAAATGATTTATATGAAGTAATTGCATCAGCAGTAGATTTTATTCAAGCATCAACTTCTTTTTTGCTTTTAATATCAACCTTTGAATTTAAAGTACTTTTTATATCAAGATAGCTTTTTAAAAAGTTAAATTTTTCTTCTGAATTTAAAAAATCAGTTACTGACTTGCGATTATTATTATATTTTGACTCTAATTCTTTCAATTTGCTTTCATTGTCACAACTAGCAGCTATCATTGGAAATGCTAAAGCAGGCGCAAGCATTCCAAAACTGCATAATAGTTTATTTTTTTTCATAATTTTATCCTTGCTACATATACTATATATTTTTAATTGTGTAATTACTAATTGTTCAATTTGAATATTAAGTCTTATGATTTATTTAAATCATTATACAGTAATAGTAACTAGTTAGCAACCTATAATTATCTAAAATGCTTGCAAACCTATAAAACAGGTTTATTAGTAAAAAAATAAATATAGAAAGTTTGCACAAAATGATAAAAACGAGCAATAAGCTAATTGCAAATAATATATCTAGTTTAATTTAATATTAAAATCTTTTATATAATTAATAAGTATGAATTTAAGTAATATACCTAGTAAAAAAAAGACTGCAATAATTTATAGTTCAGTATTCTTGCTTGCAATTATTACATTAGTTGCATGCATTGTTATCATTGCAAAATTTGACAGCAGTCAGTCTAAAATATGAGCTGCAGCAGTAGTTGGTCTTACTATTAGTGCAATTATTGCAAGTGTTGTAGGTTTATTGCTTGTGAGAATGTATTGATCACAAAATGCTATTGTCAAAAAATCATTTAATTTCTTTATGGATGAAGTAGTAAGTCATAATTCATTAGGCTTAATAATTTATGACAATAACTTCATCATTTTATGAACAAGTTCATTTATTAAGAATCGTTTTGGCAGAAAGTGAGTAGGTTATTCGCTAGCTGAGTTTTTTAATCATTATGAAACTCATTTTGATAATAATTTACAAAGCTTAAATTTTAAAGATAATGAAAGCTTTTATCATGCAGAAATATGACCACTTAAAAATTGCATAAGCATTAAAGATATTACTTTAGAGCAAAATATGATTCAAGTTTATTCAAATCAACTTCCTGTAATTGGTGAGGTTGAAATTGATAACTATCAGCTATATCATTCAATACTTTCAAAAGAAGAACTTTATAGAGTTAACCAGGAATTTATAGCTATTTTGGATGAATTAGTTTCAAACTACAACTTCGTTTACCGTCAGTATACTAATGGAAAATTTTTGGTATTTACTAACAAAGAATCAATTGATAAGATGGCTAGCATTGACTTCAATTTTTTCTCTAAAATTCACTCAGCTCTTAAAAATTCAAAAATTAATAATCATTTAATTTCAATTTCAGCCGGTTTTGCTTTAGGCTATCAAAATTTATGAGAAAAAACAGAGCAAGCTAAAAATGCATTGTTGCAAGCACAAAGCCGGGGTGGTGATCAGGTTGCAATTTTTTCAAATACTGAAAGGCCTAAATATTTTGGTTCATCTAGTGAAATTCTTTATGACATAAGCAGAACCAAAATTAAAAGAATTGCTGACTTAATTGAAGGCAAGTTAAGAGATCCAAAAATTAAAAAAGTTATATGTTATGGGCATGCTAATGCAGACCTAGATGCTATTGGTTCAGCTTTAGGAATCTGAGCGCTTGCTAAAGAATACAACAAAGAATCATACATTTGCTCTATAACTCAAGATTCAACTACTGAATCAGCTATTGAAAAAATTATTCCTAAAGATGAAGAAATTTTTATTAGGCCACAAGTAGCAAATAAAATTACTGATGAATCAACTTTAGTGTTTTTACTAGATAATTCACAAATTGATAGAACTGATAATAAAGATTGTATAAATAATACAAAAGTTAATAATATTTTTATCCTAGACCACCATAGATTAGGCACAAGCGTCGATTTTTGTCCTAGTGTAAATAGGTACATAGACTCAGCTGCTTCTAGTGCATCTGAGATAGTTACAGAAATTTTAATGTTTGTACAAAGAAGAATTTCACTTAAGCCTTTTATTGCCCAAATGCTACTAAATGGTATTTATTTAGATACTCTTCAATTTACTAAAAAAGTTAATGCTAGAACCTTTATGGCAGCTGGTTGATTAGAAGAAAAAGGTGCAAATTCAGCTAAAAGTAGTGAAATATTAAAAATTGATGAAGATACTTGAAATGATGTAAATGATGTTTTAGAAAACATACAAGAAGTTAAGCCAGGATACTTTTTGGCTTACAAAGATATTCCATTAAGCAATGATGTTATTTCAATTGCTTCTGAGGAAATTTTAAAAATTAGTAACCGTAAGGCAGCATTTGTTATTGCTAAATTAAAAGGAACTAAATTTTACAAAATGAGTGCAAGAGGATTGGACGTCAATGTTCAGTTAATTGCTGAAGCAGTTGGCGGTGGCGGCCATTTTGGCACAGCAGCAGCTGTTTCTAGTGAAGATTTTGCCACATTTATTGATAATGTAAAACAAGCGATTGTGAGTGAGAAAAATGAAAGTTATACTAATTAAAGACTGTAAAGACGGTAAAGCAAATACAATAATAGAAGTTTCAGATGGCTACGGATCTAACTTCTTAATAAATAAAGGTTTTGCACTTCCATACAACGAAAAAACTAAAAAGCAATTAGAAAAAAGATTAAGCGATTTAACTGCTAATGAGATGGAAATGCGTCAAAGTGCTCTAGAGCTTAAAGAAAAATTAGAAAAAGAATCTTTAAAATACGAACTAGAAGCTAATATTGATGCTAATAGCAACTTAAATGTTCACGGTGCTGTTTCAACTAAAGACATAGTTAAGTCATTAGTAAAATTAGGCTATAAACTAGACAAATATGCCGTTCAAAAAGTTCATTTAGTTGGCAGAGGAGTGCATTTAATTGATGTAATTGTGTACAAAGATATTGTTGCAAAGTTAAAGGTGGATATAATAATCAATGTCAAATAACTCCGAATATTACGAGATAAACAGCTTAAGCAAATATTCAAATCCAAATTTAGAAGCTTCCTTGCTTGGCTTAGTTTATATTAACAATCAAACTGCTAGTAAAATTATTCCTTATTTAACTAAGGAAGATTTTACCGTTAGAGAACATGCCCTGTTTTTTGAAGTTTTAAAAGACTTATTTTTAAAAAATATTTCAATTAACTTTGACCAGCTTATGCTTTATAAGTCAAAAAACAAGCAGTATAACTTCATAAATTTTGAGTTCTTATTACATATTCAAGATTCAGCAGGCTTAAGTAATAACATTATTCAATATTTGCAAGAGTTAGAAAGACTAACTAAATTAAGAACAATTGAGCTTAAATTAAGCAGGGTATTAAACAAACTAAGCACAAATACTGCAGTAAGTGAAAACGAAGTCATTAGCGAGCTACATGACTTACTTTTAAATATCGACAAAAGCAAAACTAGACAAGATTTTTTAACTGTTGAAGAAGTAGCCAAAGTTGTTGTTGATGATTTAGTTAAAAAAAGAGAGCTTAATATTTCAAACATCAGCGGCGTACCTAGCGGTTTTGAAGCACTTGATACTCTTACTCAAGGTTTTCAGCCTGGTGAAATGATTGTTTTAGCAGCTAGACCAGGGATGGGAAAGACTGCTTTTGCCTTGAATATAGCTAAAAATGCTGCTTCAGCTTCAGGCAATAAACCTGCTAAAAAGGTAGTATTTTTTACCCTTGAAATGCCTTCATCACAGCTAGTTACACGTTTATTTGGTATAAGCACAGAAATTGATTTATACAAGTTCAAAAAACCAAGCGAACTATCACAGGATGAATTAGACAAAATAACTATTCATCAAAAAAGGCATTTAAACCAATTAAACTTATTTATAGATGAATCGGCTAAAACCGATTTACCTACATTGCTTTGAAAATGCCGCAGGCTAGCTAAAACAAGTGGCATTGATATGATAATTATTGACTACTTGCAATTGCTAAGTGTAGATTCAAGCAAGCCGTCTAGAGACAGACAGGCAGAAGTAGCTACAATTAGTAGAAATCTTAAAACACTTGCACTAGAATTAAAAGTACCAATTATCGCCCTAAGTCAGCTTAGTCGTGAGGTTGAAAAAAGAGAAGATAAAAGACCTATATTATCAGACTTAAGAGAATCAGGAACAATTGAGCAAGATGCTGACATTGTTTTATTTTTGTACAGAAAAAATTACTACAACAAAAACAAGGTTAATTTCAAAGACAAAGATTTAAGTGCGCAGCAAAAAGAAATGTTAGAGCAAGGATTCATTGGCGATGTAACTAACTTGCTTATTGCAAAGCACAGAAATGGTACACAAGCTGATATTAACTTACTTTTTAGACTAAATTGCGGAAAATTCGAAGATCTTTATTATAAATATGATGAAGTTAGTGACTCCTTTAATTTCAATAAAGGAGATGAATAATGCCCCTTTATTTAAAAATCATTTCCACAATTGGAATGGTCCTGCTTCTCTTACTTAGTTCAATTTTTAGTGCCAGTGAAACAGCTTATACTAGTTTAAGTCCTGGTAGGATTGAAACTATGGTTAACAACAAGGAATTTGGTGCAAAATTAATTAAAAAGCAGCATAAATTCTTTAATCAATTACTTAGCACAATCTTAATTTGTAACAACATTGTAAATATAGCACTTTCAGCAATAACTTCTTACCTTTTGAGTGTGTGATGACTAGCAAACTTGCATGAAGTTAATAAATATAATGTTATTATCTCAACAGCCATTTTAACCCCGATTATAGTGTTATTCGGAGAAATTTTGCCCAAATTAGCAGCTAAAAAGTATCCTGTTGCTGTATCTAAAACCTTTTGTTATGTATTACAAGCTTTTTATTATATTTTCTGACTATTTACTTATCCAGTAAGCAAAATTGGAAGAAACATTTATATTACAAATACTGAGCAAGATGTTAAAGGATTAATAGATATTGCACAAAATGAAGGTGTATTAGAAACTAACGAAAGCATAATGGCTCGAAATGCTTTAGATTTAGATAGCACTAAAGTTTCACGTCATTATATTAAGCTAAAAGATGTTTATTTAATTAACTGTAATGATAGTGTATCTGATGCTATTGAGCTATTTAAAAAAACAAATTATAGTCGCCTTCCTGTCAAAAAAGATGATAATCTTATTGGAATTATTCACCTTAAAGATATTTTTTACTTACAAAAAGGTAAAGTGATTACATACTTAAAACCAGTGCCAACAATTTCAATGAACACTAGTTTGTCACTTGCTTTAGAAAAAATGCGTATTCAAAAATCACAAATGGCATTTGTTACTGAAAATAACTATAGTACTGATGTTATTGGGTTAATTACAATGGAAGATATCATTGAAGAAATTATTGGTGAAATATATGATGAATATGATGATGAAGAGTGAGAAGACTTCCATGAAATTAGTCTCGAACTATTCCACGCTTCTGGCAAAATGAAGCTAAAAGAAGTAATCAAAAGGCTAGAAATTGAAGTTGAAGATATAGAGCCTGATGAATTAAATATGTGCTTATTTGAATTTATCAAGTACAGAGTCGGCTACTCTCCTAGAAAAAATACTAAATACACTATAGGCGATGTTCATTTTAGAATACTTTTAATAACAAATTCTAAGAAAAATGATGCAAAAATTGAAATTGAGCTAGGTAATAAAGTTGATATGATGGAAACATCAACTAATCAAATTGTAGTTTAAATATATAATTTGACTAAAGAGCCTATAAAATAGAGTTTTATGTAATAAATAACAACAAAATAAAATACTTTTAAAAATATTTTACTTTTGTATAATATTATTACATTTTTGCAAATGTAGTTCAATGGTAGAACTCCAGCCTTCCAAGCTGGTCATGCGGGTTCGATTCCCGTCATTTGCTCCATATGTTTGAGTTTTCAAGCTCTATTTTTCCAAGGTTTAATTGCCTTGGATTTTTATTTTTAGCCTTTCTTATAGCTACATTCAGAAAATAAGCCTGATAAAAGATTTATAATAATTATAGGAGTATTTATTTAAAAGTAAGGGGTATCTTTAGTTAAAAAAGATAAATTTGTCATGAAAATGAATAGGAAAATATTAGTGGGTTTATTAGCAACCTCATCATTTACCACAGTTCCGCTACTAGCTGCTAAATGTGGTGGTACACAAGAGCTAAATGAAGTAATTAAAACATTAAATCTAGGCGAGATCAAAATTTACGAAGATCAAAAAATAGAAGTTCCAACAGCAGAAATTATTCTAAGTGCATTAACAAAAGTTAATGATTCAGAAAAGGTGAAAGTTGATGTAACTCAGCTAGAAGTAAAAGAAATTAAAGCTAACCAAGCAATTGTTGAAGCTAAAAAAGATTCTAAAACTTATAAAGGCCAAGTTATAGTAACTTATACATTAGCTAAAGCTAAAAGAGTTGATTTAGCAACAGTTAAAAAAGAAAATATTACAGGCATTAGTAACTTTACTTCTGATAAAGAAATGGCTAATATTTTAAAAAAGGAACTTAAATTACCTAATTTAAGTGAAAAAGACTTCACAATTTCATTAGAATCACAAGCAACTAATGATAAAGAAGGCAAATTAGTAATTAAGTCTGCTGCTTTTTCAAAACTTATTTATGGCACTCTAGAATTAGTTGTTCCTAAATTAGCAATAGCTGAAAATTCTAATAAAAAACTAGTTGAAGAAAGCATTGCTAAATTCAAAAAAGAAGCTGAAAAAACGGTTGCTAATTTAAAGAACATTGAAAAATGAGAAGCTATAGATGAAAGCAAGAAGGAAGAATTTAATAAAAAAGTAGAAAAAATTAAGGAAATAGCTAACAAGTTAAAAGATAAATATACAAAAACTTATGAAAAGTTAGAAAAAGCAATCAAAGATAAAAGTGATGTTGATGATAATGCTTTTAATGAGCTAAACACAGAAATTTCTTTAGTTACAGTAACATATAATTCAACTGTTAAACTAAAAGTTAACGAAAAAGAAACAGATTACACTAAAGTAATGGAAGAACTTAAAAAGCTTGGAAAACTAAAAAACGGGGCTAAAGAAGCTGATATATTAATTGACTTTAGCAATTAATTAAGAAATAAAAAATATAGAGAAATCTATATTTTTTAAAACCCTTTTATATATTAATTTCCATAAGTATTAATAAAGTGCAACTTTAATATAATATAGGTAGGAGTTATTCTTTAAGAAAAGGATATAAATAATTATGAAAACAAATAGAAAAATATTGTTTGGTTTATTAACTGCGTCATCATTTACAGCAGTGCCTTTATTAGCTGCTAAATGTGATGATAAGAACGAAAATTCACAAAAAAATCCACAAGATAATGGTGATAAGGTTGAAAAACAAGCATTAGGTGAAGTTGTCAAAAATACAAATCTAGGTGAAATAGTATTACCTAAAGATAAAGAAATTCCTGAAGCAAGCTCAATATTAGAATCTTTAGTAAAGACGAATGCAACTGTTGATACTTCAGAATTAGAAGTATCTAACATTTTAAAAAATGGTGCAACAGTAAGTGCTAAAAAAGAAAGCAAGAAATATTCAGGCAGCATAAATGTCACATTTACGATTAAAAAATCTGATGATGTAGTTGCCAAAAAAGACTTATCTAAAGTCAACAAAGACAATTTTAAGTTTTTAACTAACTTTGTTTTTGGCTCGGATTTATTAGAGGCTTTGAAAACTGATTTAGAACTTCCAAATTTAAAATTAGATGATTTTCAGTTCACAGTGGATAAATTAGCTACTGCTGATAAAGAAGGAAAATTAGTAATAGAAGCAAAACCGACTTCTAAATTAATAACAGGTACTGTGATATTGGATATTCCACGTTTAGTTGTTAAGCCAACTGAAGAAAATCATAATATCGCAGATGCAAAGAAACTACTTGATGAAACATTAAAAAATCTATCTATTTTAGAAAGTAAAATGGATAGCAACATAAAAAATATTGAAAAATGAGAAGCAAATACATCAGATGGTGGTGTATTTACTGAAGAAGCTAAAAAAATAAAAGATACCTCATCACAAGTTAAAGCAAAATTTAAGGAAGCAAAAACTAAAGTAGAGATGCTCATTAAAGACAAAACAAAGCTAAGTGATGAAGAAATTAAATCTGCCAATAAAATAATTAATGATTTTATAGCTTATTATTTCACTGAAGTTAAATCAAAAGACACTGGTAAAATAATTTATGATGGTGAAAACACTATGAGAGATATTAAAAAAATTGCTAAATTAAAAAATGGTAACCAAGAAAAAGATTCATTAATTGAGTTTTAATATACTAATTACATATATAGAGAAGGACAAAGCTTTCTCTATATTTTTTATATATGAAATGATATGGAAAATATAACCAGCTTTTTTGTAGAAAAGCTACCCCCCTATTTAATTTATACTTTTTCCGACTTTAGAATTCTATTTTATAAAAGGAGAACTAAAATATGAAAAAAGTAAAATTAATATTAGGTGCTTTACTACCTATTACAACTATTCCATTTATTGCTGCTAGTTGTAATGATATTGAACTGGTAAAATCTGAAGCAAGCAAACAAGACCAAAACAACAATAAAATAGATAAAAAAGTAGAAAAAACAGAATCACACAATCTAAAAAGTAGCACAAATAATGGATTAGAAGATAAAAAAGAAAACGAGACAATAGAAAAAGATAAGCCAATTACTATTCTAGAGAAAATAGAAACTCCAGAAATTCCAAAAACAAAGCAAGATAAATCAAAAGAAGCAAAATGCAAAGAAGAAACAAAAAAAGAAGAAAAAAAGAATGAAGAAGAGACAGACGATGACTTTAGCTTATTTAACTTCAATATGTCATCAAAAGCAGATCAAAATCCTGAAAATGAATCAGAAAGTTTAAATGAAGATACATTGACAAGCTATAAATCTAAAATATCTAGTGAGATCAGCGAACTGAATAAAGAAGTGAAAAATTACAACGGATTTATCAATGATGAAATAAAATCACAGTTTGAAGAGTTGAAAGAAAAACTTAATAAGTTACTTACAAGTGCAAGTACAAGTGATGATATTGAAAAAATACTCACACAACTTGATTTTTTCAGCGAGCAATTTGAAGGATACAATATAAAAATTGAATCAATGAAAAATAACAAGGAAAATTAACCAATAACACGATAAAACAGCATTTTTGGATAATTTTTGAAAACAAAATAAAGTGAATGTTTGTTCACTTTTTTTGTTTGAATATGAAAAACTAGAAAAAAATTTTTTGCAAAAAGTTTGCAAAATAGTTGCCCCCCCCCTATTCTGTTATAATGTGCCTGAACATTATAGAAAATATATGAACATGGGGAGGAAAAAATTAATATGAAAAAAATTAAATTTTTATTAGCTAGTTTTGCTACATCATTAGCAGCAATTCCTTTTATAGCTGCAAAGTGCGGCATTACTGATGATAGTAAAAAACCAACTGAAACACCTGCTGAAAATCCTGCATTAGCAAAAGTTAAAGAAGCATGAAATAACAATATAAAAGACAAAATCAGCAGTGCAAAAAATTACACAATGATTCTAACTATGTTAAAAGATAGCATTACTGATGCATCACTAAAAGAATCAATTTCTCTATTTAATGTTGATGAAGCAAGAAAAAGACCAGTAAAAGAACAAAAAGGTCAAACAATCATGTTCAAAGTTGGCTCAGATCAGTTAGATTTAGAATTAGGCAAAGTTGTTGCAGGTATGCAAAAAACAATTTATGTTGATAAAGAAGGCAAAAATCAAGAAACTGATGCTCAAGATTTATCAACAGTTGATGGAGCTAATGAAGCAACTAAAATAGTTCAAATTGGATACTATGACGATGGTAAAACAATTAGAGTTGCACAAATGCCTAAAACTGTAACAGAAGTTCCAACTGAGTTACCTAAAGAAATAACCAACTTGCACAAAATGTTTTTAGAATCAAAAGAATTTGACCAAGATATTTCATCATGAGACTTAAGTGGTGTTTACAACACAAGTTTTATGTTTCATAAAGCAGAAAAATTCAACCAAGATATAACAAAGTGAAATACTGAAAATGTAACAAACATGAGAAGTATGTTTTATGGAACAAAAGCATTTGATAAAGATTTATCAAAACTAAATGTTTCATCAGTTAAGGACGCTGTAGAGTTTGCAAAGAATGCTAAAACTGATTGAAAAACAGAAAAGCAACCAAAGTTCAATGAAGGAACTTTACTAGAAAGAAAAAACGAACAAAAATAAAAAATATGGACAGAGCAATAGTCCATATTTTTTTATCAGTTAATTAAAATCTCTCTTAATCTGATTTTTCACTATCTCTTTTGGCCAATTTGACTGTTTTAAGGCCGTATTTGACTTGTATATGATTATCGCCTACAAAATTTATGTTGCTTGCACCTGTTTCAATTAACTTATCTTCATTAACTAAATTTTTATCAACAATATCATATCTAAGCTTAGTTGCACAATTACGATATTTAGAAATATTATCTAGTCCACCTAAAGCTGAAATTATTTGTTTTGGTTGATTATATTGCTCATTATTAGTATCTATCATTTTAGTTTCTTTAGTCATAGTTATAACCTCTAATTTTTAGCATACTCAATTTTATTACATATAAAGCATAACTCTTATTTATGGAAGCAATTCCATAAATTCTGACTCTCTCTCTCTCTCTCTCTGGTTATTTATAACTCATATAAAATAAAGCTTTTAATTTTTAACAATAAATTACAAAGGAAATATATGAGAAAAACTAAACTTTTATTATTGACTTCACTATCTCCAATTATTTCATTACCATTTATAGCCGCAAAATGTAATACTGATGCAAAGTCTGAAAATATGAATAAAGACAAGTCAAAAAAAGACAAAATGACTAGTGAATTAACAAAAAGTAGTGAATCAAATCAAGATAATAATGATAAAAACACAAATATTGAAGATAATGAAAGAAACAACAATGTTAAAACTAAAAATGATGACAAGAGTAATAAATCATTAAAAGATAACAAAGAAAATGGTGAAATGAGTGAGAAAAACACTAATAGCGAAATGTCTGATATGCCTATAAAACAGCCAACAATGTCAAATTTAGATAGAAGACATGTTAATAATGTTGATGCATCAGGTTATGACATTGGCAGATGATATGACAAAATTAATGATGAGGACTTGAAAGATTTTAAAGAAGAGTTCCACAAAATATTAACTGACATAGAAGAGAAAATCAAGAAAACAGTAAAAAAAAAGAAACAAAAATAAAACAACTTGAGAGTCAATTTAATTTATTAAAATCAAAACTAGAGAAAAAAATAAATAAAGCATCATCTTGAGGCAGCGTTGAAACAATAGTTGATGAAACAGATAAAACAATTCAAGAAATAAAAAAACAAGCCATTAAATAAAACAATTTAATCTATATATTAATACACCGCACTGGTGTGTTTTTTAATATTTTGTATTTTTGCCTTTTTCAAGTGCAAAAACTATGCGAATTTATGAATCATTTACTTTCCTGTTTTTTTTACACAAAAATATTAAAAGTTGCATTTTTATATTATAATTAAGTCATAAATTGCATTTTTGCTATTTTGGAGAGTTTATGAGAGTAGTAATTATTGGTGCGGCAGCTAGTGGTATGACTATAGCTAGCAGAATAAGAAAATTAAGTAAAGAAACTGAAATTATTGTTTTACAAAAAGAAAAATATGTCTCATTAGGAGCTTGTGGATTGCCTTATTTTGTTGCTAATGAAGAGGTAAGTGAAAATGATTTATTAGCTAGAACTATAGAAGAATTTAGCGAGCAAAATATTATTATTTATCCAAATAGTACTGTAAACAAGGTTGATTCAGAAAATAAAGAAGTTTATTATGTAAGTAATAATAAACAACATAGTCTTAGTTATGATAAATTAGTTGTTGCAACTGGTGCTAAGCCTATAGTTCCTTCATTTGCTACTGTTAATAATAAAAATATTTTTACTCTTACT
This sequence is a window from Mycoplasmopsis agalactiae PG2. Protein-coding genes within it:
- a CDS encoding variable surface lipoprotein, which translates into the protein MKKNKLLCSFGMLAPALAFPMIAASCDNESKLKELESKYNNNRKSVTDFLNSEEKFNFLKSYLDIKSTLNSKVDIKSKKEVDAWIKSTADAITSYKSFKNKITEVKKDETKKTFSAFDNLITLSSKVSEKGKGFFPKTIIKQLKSKNSFAKQLKLLNSFLENGSTEIKDESIKNISIDFENSAPNDKLNSIKDGLTLTFVKNENNNLSYTPITWSEIGINNIEKSESEHSDHTDLSKVTENDKSHYLDDSFIIGKIFKKDAFSAENTAEKVFEKIDAVVAQSSNKIGSEDFKKKIEELNKFFIFEANLENDPTVSYSLIGSHAHSTDEYHFYITKYISNTKDSKISVIVHNKKANS
- a CDS encoding GGDEF domain-containing protein; this encodes MNLSNIPSKKKTAIIYSSVFLLAIITLVACIVIIAKFDSSQSKIWAAAVVGLTISAIIASVVGLLLVRMYWSQNAIVKKSFNFFMDEVVSHNSLGLIIYDNNFIILWTSSFIKNRFGRKWVGYSLAEFFNHYETHFDNNLQSLNFKDNESFYHAEIWPLKNCISIKDITLEQNMIQVYSNQLPVIGEVEIDNYQLYHSILSKEELYRVNQEFIAILDELVSNYNFVYRQYTNGKFLVFTNKESIDKMASIDFNFFSKIHSALKNSKINNHLISISAGFALGYQNLWEKTEQAKNALLQAQSRGGDQVAIFSNTERPKYFGSSSEILYDISRTKIKRIADLIEGKLRDPKIKKVICYGHANADLDAIGSALGIWALAKEYNKESYICSITQDSTTESAIEKIIPKDEEIFIRPQVANKITDESTLVFLLDNSQIDRTDNKDCINNTKVNNIFILDHHRLGTSVDFCPSVNRYIDSAASSASEIVTEILMFVQRRISLKPFIAQMLLNGIYLDTLQFTKKVNARTFMAAGWLEEKGANSAKSSEILKIDEDTWNDVNDVLENIQEVKPGYFLAYKDIPLSNDVISIASEEILKISNRKAAFVIAKLKGTKFYKMSARGLDVNVQLIAEAVGGGGHFGTAAAVSSEDFATFIDNVKQAIVSEKNESYTN
- the rplI gene encoding 50S ribosomal protein L9, which translates into the protein MKVILIKDCKDGKANTIIEVSDGYGSNFLINKGFALPYNEKTKKQLEKRLSDLTANEMEMRQSALELKEKLEKESLKYELEANIDANSNLNVHGAVSTKDIVKSLVKLGYKLDKYAVQKVHLVGRGVHLIDVIVYKDIVAKLKVDIIINVK
- the dnaB gene encoding replicative DNA helicase, yielding MSNNSEYYEINSLSKYSNPNLEASLLGLVYINNQTASKIIPYLTKEDFTVREHALFFEVLKDLFLKNISINFDQLMLYKSKNKQYNFINFEFLLHIQDSAGLSNNIIQYLQELERLTKLRTIELKLSRVLNKLSTNTAVSENEVISELHDLLLNIDKSKTRQDFLTVEEVAKVVVDDLVKKRELNISNISGVPSGFEALDTLTQGFQPGEMIVLAARPGMGKTAFALNIAKNAASASGNKPAKKVVFFTLEMPSSQLVTRLFGISTEIDLYKFKKPSELSQDELDKITIHQKRHLNQLNLFIDESAKTDLPTLLWKCRRLAKTSGIDMIIIDYLQLLSVDSSKPSRDRQAEVATISRNLKTLALELKVPIIALSQLSREVEKREDKRPILSDLRESGTIEQDADIVLFLYRKNYYNKNKVNFKDKDLSAQQKEMLEQGFIGDVTNLLIAKHRNGTQADINLLFRLNCGKFEDLYYKYDEVSDSFNFNKGDE
- a CDS encoding CNNM domain-containing protein, with product MPLYLKIISTIGMVLLLLLSSIFSASETAYTSLSPGRIETMVNNKEFGAKLIKKQHKFFNQLLSTILICNNIVNIALSAITSYLLSVWWLANLHEVNKYNVIISTAILTPIIVLFGEILPKLAAKKYPVAVSKTFCYVLQAFYYIFWLFTYPVSKIGRNIYITNTEQDVKGLIDIAQNEGVLETNESIMARNALDLDSTKVSRHYIKLKDVYLINCNDSVSDAIELFKKTNYSRLPVKKDDNLIGIIHLKDIFYLQKGKVITYLKPVPTISMNTSLSLALEKMRIQKSQMAFVTENNYSTDVIGLITMEDIIEEIIGEIYDEYDDEEWEDFHEISLELFHASGKMKLKEVIKRLEIEVEDIEPDELNMCLFEFIKYRVGYSPRKNTKYTIGDVHFRILLITNSKKNDAKIEIELGNKVDMMETSTNQIVV
- a CDS encoding variable surface lipoprotein, encoding MKMNRKILVGLLATSSFTTVPLLAAKCGGTQELNEVIKTLNLGEIKIYEDQKIEVPTAEIILSALTKVNDSEKVKVDVTQLEVKEIKANQAIVEAKKDSKTYKGQVIVTYTLAKAKRVDLATVKKENITGISNFTSDKEMANILKKELKLPNLSEKDFTISLESQATNDKEGKLVIKSAAFSKLIYGTLELVVPKLAIAENSNKKLVEESIAKFKKEAEKTVANLKNIEKWEAIDESKKEEFNKKVEKIKEIANKLKDKYTKTYEKLEKAIKDKSDVDDNAFNELNTEISLVTVTYNSTVKLKVNEKETDYTKVMEELKKLGKLKNGAKEADILIDFSN
- a CDS encoding variable surface lipoprotein — its product is MKTNRKILFGLLTASSFTAVPLLAAKCDDKNENSQKNPQDNGDKVEKQALGEVVKNTNLGEIVLPKDKEIPEASSILESLVKTNATVDTSELEVSNILKNGATVSAKKESKKYSGSINVTFTIKKSDDVVAKKDLSKVNKDNFKFLTNFVFGSDLLEALKTDLELPNLKLDDFQFTVDKLATADKEGKLVIEAKPTSKLITGTVILDIPRLVVKPTEENHNIADAKKLLDETLKNLSILESKMDSNIKNIEKWEANTSDGGVFTEEAKKIKDTSSQVKAKFKEAKTKVEMLIKDKTKLSDEEIKSANKIINDFIAYYFTEVKSKDTGKIIYDGENTMRDIKKIAKLKNGNQEKDSLIEF